The Bacteroidota bacterium region AAAGCCCATGGTCTTACAGATGGCCGTCGCTCGAAAACTCATACATCTCCTCTATGCGATGGAAAAGCATCAACGGGCATATGACCCTAAATATCAAAAATCACAACGGAACGGAGGAACGAACTAATACGGTATCTCCGGGGCTATGAGAATTCTAAACACGACGCTAACCCAGGGTTCCGCTCGCAAGCTCGCTTCACCCTGGGCTGCGAGTACTCCGTCGCTTCGCGACTAAGTTACAATCGAAAATAGTCAACAACCTCATCGCAATGTGGTCTACAAGTAATCTCCTCTTTGCCTGCATCAAAGTATTGTGCAACTCGATCAAAAGTCCCGATGTCAATAAACTTGAGCAAACTATCGTAACGATAAGTATCAGTGTTGATACCTTTATTGCGGCGGAGTGCATTGAGCCAAAGATTGCAGATTACATCGGCGGCTTGAATTAAATGGCTGCTCGAGTCTTCTGTGGGTCTAAACTCTTCAACTACTTGATAGGGGAGCCGCTTGGAAAGCTTCCAAAACCTAACCACGTCGCTTGCTGGGAAGCGGTTCTGACTCGCTAATGATGCCCAGTCGGTCTTTTCGAACACTTCAATAACAGAATTAAGGGAGTTTGCGAAGCTCTCGTAGTGCGGTCGCTCATTCCTCGCAACAAAGCCATGAAAAGGAAGAACTTCATCCTGCCAACTTAAAACGTTACCAGAGCTATCTGGGTAGTAATTGAAGTGCTCGAATGCACCACCAAAGCGCTCGCGAAATAATAGAAAGTAAAAAATAGCAGGCATTCGATGCAGCGCGATCTTGCGGTCCCGATCAGAAACTTCTTGATAAAAATTTTGAATCACGTGCGTTGGATCTGCAAGTGCCCGTTCAATAGGTTTGGAAAGAACCTCAGAGTGCTTGTCACGCACCTCCTTTGACTCAAAATACGTAAGAACTTTCAGATTTCCGACCAGGACATAGTAAGCCACCTTCCTAAGAAACCACTCGTAGATCCGAATTTCACGACGCCAGTTATCGACGCTCGATGCATGAAATACATGCTTTGGAATTGTCCGATAAGTCTTTGAGAGGCATTTCTTTATTTCCGCTTCAAATTCAAGACAAGCATTCTCAGTCCCCCAAAGAAAAGTGGTAATTCGGAATGCGTTCTTGAATTTACCATCCGTGGAATCGCTGTATACGTTGACCATGCTTCGATCTCCAAATCACGCCTTCAAAAACCCCAACTCATACACCATCGGCTGGAGCTTCTCCGTCAGGGCTTTGTATGCCGATTCGAACGCTGCAAAGCTGACGGGCGCAAAATCCCCGCTCTCATTGCGGGCTTGCAGGGCTTCGCGGAATTGATACCAGCCCACCTCCGGATGGTTATGACTTGGCTTCGACGATGTCGGGAGGAACTCGCGCTCCGGGTCGAGTTGCTCACACACGTTAGCCGTGCCGCACAAGTCGGCATCCGAACAGCGTGGCCGGGGGATTAATTTACGAATGGGTTTTACCTGCCCCGTTGCTGCAACCGGACTTTCGTCATGCGTTCGCGGACACCGCCGTTCTTGATAAAGTCCTGATCGAGGCGTCGGATGTGGCGGTCGAGCAAGTAGTTCGCCTGATTGATGAGGCAGAGCGCGACGTTTGCCACGGCGTCTGCTGGCTTCGTCTCCCAGATATGCTTATAGGTTTTATAGGACTCGTCAAGAGATTGTGGAAGTCTGCGGACAGCAAGCGCCGCTTTGGAGTTCTTGTCCCACTTATTCAAATTGCGGACGCGTAGGTAGTCTTCGTAGTCGGCGAGAAGTTCTTCGAGACTTGCTCGCGCTACGTTGGTGA contains the following coding sequences:
- a CDS encoding four helix bundle suffix domain-containing protein — translated: MPNPPGFIEHHGYRDLYAYQKAEIIYDLTFHFCERFLRRGDRTIDQMVQAARSGKQNIIEGAKASGTSKETEIKLTNVARASLEELLADYEDYLRVRNLNKWDKNSKAALAVRRLPQSLDESYKTYKHIWETKPADAVANVALCLINQANYLLDRHIRRLDQDFIKNGGVRERMTKVRLQQRGR